agtcttgtaagaagacGTATCAGAAGAATGGCTATCATACCTGAAATAATCACATACTCTAATTTAATAACCTGGgtctgaaatgggatgtccaacatgctcatggtcagatgtaaaaCACGACCCTTGGTCATAtagtctatgtgtgtgtgtgataagagGGTTTTCCAATTCTTTCAGCATCATAACAAAAACAGCTTGTAGCTCGCTTTATTCAGTGATTACCTGCTTTTCCGACACTTCAGTAGGAGTTCACATCTGCTGGGGATTTGTTGGCTTTTTTAAGATCACTCCTTGAGGAATTTTTTTCCCCAGTTACCCATTGGAATTTCCTTACTGCATGCACCAGTATGGAACATCACTGGCTGTAGATGACTGTGCGCTAGCAAAACAAGCTTGTAAAAACATGTACGGAGAATTACGCTACACTCTATGCAGCTCTTCACCACTTGTACTGGTGGTTGCTGTGACACGGAGGTGATTTCCCATCTGGCCTTCCAACTTTGCACTGAAACTGGAACTCAGGTCTCTGAagatacatttttacatttgtttgtaTTGTGTATAAGGTTCATTTGCATTGGTGGAATAGTTCAAACACACAAGATTCTTTTGATTTATCAAATGACTGATTAATAAAAGATGCTTCTATGAATAACCAAGCAGTCACATGAAAAGTCTTCATCATTAAAATTGTGACAGTGAAGAATGGGTTTGGAGAGGTTGTGCTTAGTCAATGCAGATTCTGAGCAGTTTGTTTCTAGCTGACATTGCTGTCTGATAAAAgtcttatataataataataaggacaaaaaataaaacaccaaACTCTAAATCTTTTTGAGATCTGTTGTgtctttatttaacattttcacTCAGCAGTTATTGATTGTGGTTCAGATCAAGAGAGAGAATTTGAAACTAGACCTGATCTACAGGTTCATCTACATCTAATAAATCCAGCATGGCACAGCGTAACAGTACTGATCCTGAATCAGATTCAAGTCCCAACAGCAACCAGAtccaacacaattacacaccATCAAACCATCAGTGTATCAAATATATAACATTCACCCTACATTCAGACCAGCATAGACTTGAGTGATGAATTGAGACGTTGCTGCAGAACAGAACACTGTGTTAACActgtgtaaattaacatttcagACTCAACAACAAAGCCTCCAGAGGTTAAGTGCCAAAAAGAGGAAACCAAATTTGTCTGAGATCTTCACCCACCCAGATGTTTGTTTGGTGTTTAATGCACTTCTCAGCTGACATAATAAGAGTTTGCATGAGCACACTGGAGGCAGATACAGAGTCTCAAACCACATTACTAGACTACACAGTGTACACCATTAGTACTTAGTAGTGCAACTATAGCAATACTTGTTAGCACAGTATTATGTGATTTGGAAGGCAGTACCTAGCTGAATGCACAACTTCATTTTCTGGTTTAAGGGTGACCACATTGttcctttttaaataaattaaatcataataaatgtatttctgATAGCTGTATCAGAGCAGCTTTGATATTTGCTAAATGTTTTCGTTTATACACACACGATTTACATTTAACCTGTAAATCATTCACTATAGCCAGAAATAATTCCAACCAGATTCTTTTTATTATAACTacagtttattcatttttcattttttgtaaaccgttttatcctggtcagggttacagcAGGTTCAGTAGCACCAGGAAACAATGGGTGCAAGGAAGGATCTTAGCGATGGTGGGCAAGcacacttacaccgatcagccataacattaaaaccacctccttgtttctgcactcagtgtccattttatcagctccacttaccatatagaagcactttgtagttctacaattactgactgtttctctgcatgctttcatgctgttcttcaatggtcaggactctcccagtaccaccacagagcaggtattatttgggtggtggatcgttctcagcactgcagtgacaatgacatggtggtggtgtgttagtgtgtgttgtgctggtatgagtggatcagacacagcagcactgctgaagtttttaaacacctcactgtcactgctggactgaaaatactccaccaaccaaaaatatacagccaacagcgccccgtcggcagcgtcctgtgcccactgatgaaggtctagaaaatgaccaactcaaacagcttcaatagatgagcgatggtctctgactttacatctacaaggtggaccaactaggtaggagtgtctaatagagtggacagggagtggacacggtatttaaaaactccagcagtgctgctgtgtctgatccactcataccagcacaacacacactaacacaccaccaccatgtcagtgtcactgcagtgctgagaatcatccaccacctaaataatagctgctctgtggtggtcctgtgggggtcctgacctttgaagtgGTCAggaggtgaaagcaggctaaaaaaggatgtagagaaaaagatggactccagtcagtaattgtagaactacaaagtgcttctatatggtaagtggagctgataaaatggacagtgagtgtagaaacaaggaggtggttttaatgttatggatgatggGTGTATATATAACAGCTATCTATTATTAATCTGCAGCACATTTTTAACTCTTTGATAATGAAACTGACTGTAGGACCAGATGATTCattggggtttttaaatacatacatacagctttaagcaaaagtttggacacccctggtgtaATTCCATGCcttgctggttttttttttacttgaataTAAGTCATTCTACAGCAGATCAGTCCAGACTGCACAGAGCTTTAACTCAAACTTTGGTACCAGCTAAAGACTCCAGCATGAAATTACACTAACTGATTAATAAATCCAGCAATTGTACACTAGTGAACAGAACACGTCTCAGACAGATCTGAAGATGATGCAAAGGTTAATAAACACACACGCAAAaaatacccaaacatcctcacAATCAACTAACTTTCTTTCCAACTCAAAACCAGAAAGTTCCAGGATGTTCATTTGAGAGAAAACCGTCAACACACAGTCAgtcaacaaacacaaacacaaacacacacagtgaaaacaGGAACATACAATAAGAGTACACTCAGTGTATAAGAGGCACTCAGTGTACAATAAGAGGCACTCAGTGtatatagattattattatacagcaaATTATTgcaataaagacatgaagaaaagctcagtttaaaccaactccagtggcctgcacagagccctgacctcagccccactttggaattatttggaaCATTTATTAAACAGAAACTGAGGCATATTTCTTGACCCTGGTGCAGaaccatacaaatgctccttcgacagaatgagcacaaattcccacagacatacttcaaaggtctcgtgagaagctttctcagaagagtgactgTTATAGCTTACATAGAAAAGATCACGTAGAGGTcaatctattttaataccattagtTTTTGAAATGTGATGTCCGACAAGATTATGGtcgggtgtcctaatacttttggccatatagtgcaagTGTGAATAAGCAACTGTGTACCTGTGTCAACCAGGGCCGGGTGCACGCCTGCTTCCACTGGGTCATTATTAATAACTATTCTCTAAAACGTTAGAGGGCATTGGAGAGACCTGACCCATATGTGACATGATTCTcgaaaaatcccaacaacactgctgcacctgctacaacATACACTATCACACGATAACAGTTATGAGAATGGTCCTCCACCCAGACCTTACATTCTCAGAAGTCATCGCTATGCTACAGGAAGGCACATTAATAATCTCCTCATGCACAACATCCATATTAGCTGAGAAGAACTGCACGCAAGCAGTTACCAGCCAGTGTGGATTCCTACATGGCGGACTAACGTGTACGGAGGAACAGGACCAGCCAGTAGGAGTTGATACCCAATCCAGCCTCACATAGTGGGTTAGCTGGTGGAGTAGCATGATAGAAACCTTATTTTTGGTCTTGGTCTTTGAAGATAATCATGCAGCCATTTGTGAAAGTATTGAGTATAGAAGAAAATAGCAGCACTAACAGTGAGTGCCTTGCTGATGGGCTCAACACTTGAAGCTTTGGAGTGCTTGGGTTTAAATCTGCAACATTCTAATTACTCATCCAATTTATTAAGCATTACGTCATCACTTTAATGAGGTTATTGTTCAAAAAAGGTAGCAAACCCTGCATTGGGTGGCTTTGCTGATCGAGTTTTGCACTTCGTTTACCATGCTAAGTGCATACTGTCAGACAATCCACAATACTGACAGACAATATAAATGGTTTATTCACATGCAGGtttgtatgaaatgtatttgaGTTCTGCAGCGTTGTTATTTGGACCTGAGAAGATGAAAAGTTGGCGAAGCTTCATAAACTGTTGTTGCTTCAATCGAACGCTGCATTCATTTGTTTTAAAGAGCTACAAAGCTACAACTAGTGGTTCCAGGATTAGCAAACATGGGTTTGCTCTCTCCCAGTTTCGAAGCTCAGTGGTCACTGTTGTGGTTTCTAACTGAAAGTGGAATAAAACAGTTTAGGGTttttgtgaaacagtgagaatcagttttaaatctgagcgatgtgcgaCTTACAAGATAGTGCAGAAGCAATGTAAACAtctccatcacagagcacagGAAACAACGACATAGCAGCGCAAAAGTGGTTTTGCCGCAGATTGTGTAAACGCAGTCTAATGATTCAGGAGCAAAATCTACAGTGGGGCAAAACCCAACAGCTAGGGATTAATGTTACAACATCAGGCTGGCAAGGCTGCTCTGGTAAAGACGTTGTGCATAGCGAGAACCACATTTGGAGGTAAAACTCGTTCTTAGTGGATTGGGATGAGATCTGGAGGTGCTAACACCTATGGCGTAATGTTAGGTAGATTTTTTGAAGGACAGTCCTGAGAGAAAGCTACTTCAGTGAATTGGGATGAGGACCTGGGAAGATATCCAGGTCTCTGAGGGAAATAAATCCTTGAGTACAGAAGTAAACAAGCATGTACACAGTGTATAGTCCTAGCATGGCTTTACAGGACAGCAGCTTTAGAGAACTAGGTTTGAATCTTTAAAAGCACTGTTATCATGCTATTGAAGTGAAAGAAGGTCGTGTTGAATCTTTGGTAGAACATTTGAAGCAACTCGCAAATGCATCCATCTTAATTTTCCACTTCTAATCCATCAAACAGCTCCACAGAGCACAAAACAATGCGTGTAAACACCCAGACTGACTGAATATCGGAAGTGTTCAGGTCATTATTGCTCTCTAAGAACTATGCAAAAAGATCCCGTGGGTCTCGGCCAATCAGAACGGGAGTCATCTAATTAACTGTAGATTGGATTTGGAGATCAGATTTGGAGATGGGAGATTCTCACTGGTCACTGCTGAACCTCAGCCTGTGAAACGCCTCCCTCACAGACTCCGCCAACTGCGGAGAGACGTCTTCGCTCAGTCCATCGGCCCCGCTCACTTTCAGCACGGCGCTCCGAGATACGTTGCCCTTGACCTTGCGCTTGGTCAGGATCACTGGCTCCTCCCCTTGAAACCCCGCCCCACCATTCTCTCCGGTCAAGATGAAGTAACAGGCATGGCGACCACGCTCCAACAGAgttgctacacacacacagaaacaatgtacatgatttaaatattttaaaatcatcACGTTttgctggtcagggttgtggtgagcACTGGGGGGAAGGCAGGATAGGACATACACTTTGGATAGGACAATTTAAAGCAGACAggtcaccttctgcatgtttttggaaggtgagAAGAACCTTAGGGAAACCCGGGCAAACCCTGGGACAAGACACAAATTAGAATTTGGCATGAACAACATGAATCCATAAACCCAGCATTAACTGGTGTTGGTAGTGCAGTAATGTAGGGAAATAATTAACATGAGACACACTGCGCTCCCAAGTCACTTGGTTCCATAAACATGACAACTGGTTTTGCATGTATCTTCAGTGGTCTCCCCAGTTATGGGACCTAAATCCATAGAACACCTTCAGGTTATTTCATTATTTGCAGATCCAAGTCTACTGTGTGTTGAAATTACTAagaaagaagtgtgtgtgtgtgtgtgtgtgtgtgtgtgtgtgtgtgtgtgtgtgtgtgttacctttaaATGCAGTGATATTTTGGGAAGGGATTCTTTTCTCCAGCAGCACATTAGAATGCAAGGGGTACAGCAGGTACAAGGAACGCTCCCCATTCACCAagctctatacacacacacacacacacacacacacacacacacacacacacacacacacacacacacacacacacacacacacacagcttaacAAAAGGTGTAGGTGTACTGGTTACTGGCTGAATGTCAGTAAAACTTTACATGCTAGTGCTTTTATTAATGCATGGGTTAGAGGTAGTTTCTTATATCATATGTTGCGACTAAGGGAGCGACTTCTGTGAGGCATTTGTGGTGGGCTATGCCAAGTGCTGGACAGTCCAGAATTCAGCAACACAGAACATGCTGGGAAGTTCTGCAGCCCGGTATCTTACACACAATTGTGCACACACAAAAGTTTAGACACCTCTGGTCAAAGTCCAGGTTGCACATCAAACTCAACAAGTTTCAATGCACCTTCAATGTCAGAGTATTGAATTCAATATGAATTGTGGCCTGTACAAAAGTTATGGTACATTCTAATAGTGTCTGGCTCCCAAGTTAATAAACTGACATTGTGTTCAtattcaagtgtgtgtgtgtgtgtgtgtgtgtgtgtacttaccgTGTCGTTAGGGCGTGTATAACTGTCTCCCCACATCATAAATACAGAGTAATAGTTGTTGGTGAGGACAGAAGCAGGTCGGGGATTCTGAGACTGGAACGGCAGATGCACCTCCCACAGCTCACTGCCCGTCTGCCCATTTATAACCagcacctaacacacacacacacacacacacacacacacacacagatatatataATGTTCTGCTCTCACTATAACAAATTGAAAATACAGTGGTCCCTCGCTACTTCGCGGTTCGCTTTTCGCGGGTTTTCACTTAAATATCATTTCCATCGTCTTGTTGGCATTCATCGTCATCAATCTACTGAACCTCTAGGACGTATCTTCTTCAATGGTGAGTACCCATATCAAATTTTAAAAATTACGTATCTAGGTTTAAgagtttaaaacacttttagtgtacagtatgtatgaacATTTAAggagtgttttaaaagaaacaGGTACAGTGGGAAAGGTTATTAAGGGAATGGGAAAGTGTTAtgtagtgtataagtgagtggggAGGGtttataaaaacttaaaatagtgtataactactaaaataatgtataaatattaaaatagataTAGCGTCGCTACCTTGCGGATTTTCATTTAAGTGAGGGATCACTGTACACTtaatactggtcagggttgtggtgagtcTGGCACTACATGAGaacactggatgcaaggcaGAAACACATCCCGTATAAATCTCATATAAACcagtcaccacacacacacacacacacacacacacacacacacacacacacacacacacacacacacacacacacacgttccgCTCTTACTATATCAAATTGAAAAATTAAAGGAAATACCTGGAAAAAATGATTAATCAACTGTGATATCCACTTTGCTTAATAAGTTaattttattcttgtttttactgttcctgaccacttcatcctggtcaggttaaAGTATGGTGTTGCATGGGAACCCTGGACACATCCTGGACCAAGTGCTATTCCATCACAGGCTGACACACTCACATATTACTCATTCATCCACAGGGACAACTCTGAGCTAGCCTTAGTACTATCCCCAAACCACCATCAGGGCTTCAGCTGCCTGAAGTGGCCCTCAAATGCTAATCTGGCCCTCGACTGGTCACCTCCTTTTCAGTCCAGCTGTCAACTGGTCCCTTCCCGATCCACTTCCCAAACCTTCAGCCCTAACCCACCCCAGCCCTCGACTGATCCTGACCCAAAACTCCCCCAGAGTCCCCCCCCCTTTCCAAAAAAATAGTCACCTGAACCTTGACTGGTCCCCCAACCAACAGCATCCACCCAAACCTCGTATAAACCAGTCACCACAtacacacggctgtagtgtGCAGTCAGGTACTTACTCTTTTGGTTTCATTTTTCAGGTCTTCCTCCAGCATGATGTCTAGAACTCCATCTTTATTGAAATGGCCGAAAGATGGCGTACTGAACACAAACATGAGAGAAAACATCTCATTACATtctataatgacattaaatcacaaccttttctctgtgtgtgtgtgtgtgtgtgtgtgtacctgagcagGTTgctggtgttagtggtgttagtGCTCCAGGTGATGGTGAAAGTGTGAGTGTTGAAGAGCATCAGAGTGGAGTCAGTGAGGAGCAGCAGTGGTGGAGAGGAGCTTGAAGAGCCAACATTCACCTTCATGACACGCTGCAGAGAGTCGGAGCTGCAATGGCAGACATGAGCCTCTGTCACTAGTCCACTATTACCCACAATTCAGGACGTGATTGATAGTAAACATGCACTAAATCAGTGTTACACTCAAAACAATCATGTCAAAATGAACAGGTCCCCTAGATGACCACTTGTAACTATTATGTTCCTGTGTTTTAGCTACAGCCATGGCAAACAGATAAATACAGTTTataggtatacaattactgatgaTCAATGGGGACAACTGAAAAAAGTTGATCAgttgggttaaggtcagggctctaagCAGTTTCTTCCACATTAGCCccattttggaatgggatgtctaacaagctcatggtttttaatgtcaaacacagtcatggacaattttgtatctccaattcacctcacttgcacgtctttggactgtgggaggaaaccacacctcccggagaaaacccacacagacacgaggagaacatgcaaactccacacagaaagggaatcaaacccaggaccttcttgctgtgaggcgtcagcgctacccactgagccaccgtgctgcccttctGGCATTTAGCGagtgcctttattcaaagcaccTTACAATTAGGACCGAATGCAATGATTCAATGGCACAAGTGATCAGGCTACGTGAATATTACCAATATGCACTATGAGGTTTGGGATGCAGCACCAATATTATTCATGAATGTTTGCAGATTCATGGAAATTCTCTTGATTTCTCCTCCTCCTACTAAATGCATTAATGTAAACGTGTTCATTCATGTGTACTTATCCATGTTAAGTATGTTCCTAAACTTCTGTTCTGTGATGTAGCTTTTAGATggttagtgtgtctgtgtattatACCTGTATAGTGGAATGAGTCCTGCAGTATCAGCTTTCTTTTCCCAGCTCTTTTCCTGCTTTAATTTGGACTGCACTTGAGCGCTTTCCGCTAACCTCCACATGCCCAGTGCAAACAACCCTGAATCTGAGAGAAAGAGGCAGACATAATTAGGGGATGTCCTTTCTTAGTCAACATACCCAGCACAAGTCATGAATCCACAACACAAGTCCTTATGCCATGGGGTGTTAAAACAGGCTCTTTAAATGGCAGGGCAGCTCAGGAAAATACCTCTCTGAACCCGAATTTGAGTACTTCTGGTTTAACTTTTCACTAATCTCTGCAGtagttatttaatataatgtgACTGGAGCTTTAACTTTGCTGCTGAGCTGATGACAGTATTCTGATCACACCATCTCAAACCACATTATTGGAACTCCCCAAGtac
This DNA window, taken from Trichomycterus rosablanca isolate fTriRos1 chromosome 3, fTriRos1.hap1, whole genome shotgun sequence, encodes the following:
- the fam234a gene encoding protein FAM234A, with protein sequence MSDSVERTMEAEPLKGGQEEVGKPNGHGCAGKVGISKMSGCRTAIFLVSVFLCLSVIFAFSFILPCPVRPQYLHSWNVTLPAAATYDFLAVADASKDKVQDVFFIYKSAEGRMNRNCTDEGLSSPCLFVLAVDGTKGRTIWEQPLSAEFAWAQCDVGEVGDKRKICLVAHDDDKLTAINIYTGEILWQRSRPTAANSSFPVISLPDLDKDEISDIAVLSYPAHNTTLVELVFLSGKSGNMTGSKVDVNMALGRMIAHHHYATSSQAQYLLLHTDSGLFALGMWRLAESAQVQSKLKQEKSWEKKADTAGLIPLYSSDSLQRVMKVNVGSSSSSPPLLLLTDSTLMLFNTHTFTITWSTNTTNTSNLLSTPSFGHFNKDGVLDIMLEEDLKNETKRVLVINGQTGSELWEVHLPFQSQNPRPASVLTNNYYSVFMMWGDSYTRPNDTSLVNGERSLYLLYPLHSNVLLEKRIPSQNITAFKATLLERGRHACYFILTGENGGAGFQGEEPVILTKRKVKGNVSRSAVLKVSGADGLSEDVSPQLAESVREAFHRLRFSSDQ